A region of Paenibacillus sp. JNUCC-31 DNA encodes the following proteins:
- a CDS encoding phage tail tube protein gives MAFLKASDTISGQEGRAYATINGQTEEMFYVKTLEATVEKQKAEVKTLGRRGVQHKATGWSGSGSMTIFYTTSRFRELMLQYMQNGVDTYFDIEVTNEDPSSTIGKQTVTLKGVNLDSVIMASLDTESEALEEEVSFTFEDVDMPVSFNLPK, from the coding sequence ATGGCATTTTTGAAAGCAAGTGACACGATCTCCGGCCAGGAGGGCCGCGCATACGCAACGATTAATGGACAGACCGAAGAAATGTTCTATGTGAAGACACTGGAAGCAACGGTGGAGAAACAAAAAGCAGAGGTCAAAACCCTTGGCCGCCGCGGTGTACAGCACAAAGCTACTGGTTGGTCCGGCTCGGGTTCCATGACGATCTTTTATACCACCTCCCGTTTCCGTGAGTTGATGCTCCAGTACATGCAGAATGGCGTGGACACCTACTTCGACATTGAAGTGACCAACGAAGATCCTTCGTCCACCATTGGAAAACAGACCGTGACCCTCAAAGGCGTCAACCTCGACAGTGTAATCATGGCATCCCTGGATACCGAATCCGAGGCGTTGGAGGAAGAAGTAAGCTTTACCTTTGAAGATGTCGATATGCCTGTAT
- a CDS encoding phage tail sheath family protein, with protein sequence MAGGTWTTQNKVRPGVYMNFASEGSLPGTVGERGTVALALPLSWGQAGTILTVQAGEDVQAKLGYDWPQLLLIREALKRAQTLLLYRLNAGTTAKATLDKLTVTAQHGGVRGNDLAVVISANINDPDQLDVSTLLAGKEVDKQTASTIEELEANAYVTFTGAGALTTTAALPLTGGQDGTATNQEHADFLTKLEVLDFNTVGLISDDATLKSVYTAYIKRLRDTEGKKVQLVLADYPAADHEGVISVKNGVVLADGTVLTPKQTVAWTAGATAGANLNESLTFRAYDDAVDVNGRLTHSETEAALRNGEFVFTASSNRAVVEQDVNTFRSVTPDKARHFAKNRVVRVLDGIANDMKRIFESYFIGKVNNNEDGRSLFRSQCVTYLKQLQDIGAIQNFDSKTDITVTPGNETDSILIEIQVQPVDSVEKVYMKVKVV encoded by the coding sequence ATGGCTGGAGGAACATGGACGACTCAAAACAAGGTACGCCCTGGCGTATATATGAATTTTGCATCGGAGGGCTCATTGCCGGGTACGGTAGGTGAGCGAGGAACGGTGGCTTTGGCATTGCCATTGTCATGGGGACAAGCGGGCACGATCCTGACTGTACAAGCGGGTGAAGATGTACAAGCCAAATTAGGCTATGACTGGCCCCAATTGCTGCTCATCCGTGAGGCGTTGAAACGGGCACAGACTTTGCTTCTCTATCGTCTCAATGCGGGTACAACAGCCAAAGCAACACTGGACAAACTAACGGTGACAGCTCAACACGGCGGTGTGCGTGGTAACGATTTGGCAGTTGTAATCTCAGCTAATATCAATGATCCAGACCAATTGGATGTCTCCACTTTGCTTGCGGGTAAGGAAGTGGACAAACAAACGGCATCTACCATCGAAGAACTGGAAGCCAACGCATACGTTACATTCACTGGTGCAGGAGCCCTCACAACTACAGCCGCGCTCCCACTAACAGGTGGACAGGATGGTACAGCAACCAACCAGGAGCATGCGGATTTCCTTACGAAACTGGAAGTACTGGATTTTAACACCGTCGGTCTGATCTCGGATGACGCCACATTGAAATCGGTCTACACCGCCTACATCAAGCGTTTGCGCGACACTGAGGGCAAGAAGGTACAACTGGTGCTGGCAGATTATCCGGCTGCGGATCACGAAGGAGTGATCAGTGTCAAAAACGGCGTTGTGCTCGCAGACGGTACCGTTTTGACGCCGAAACAAACGGTAGCATGGACGGCCGGCGCAACAGCTGGAGCCAATCTCAATGAATCCCTGACGTTCCGTGCCTATGACGATGCCGTGGATGTTAACGGCCGACTGACGCACAGCGAGACGGAAGCGGCACTGCGCAATGGTGAGTTCGTCTTTACGGCGAGCAGCAACCGCGCGGTGGTGGAGCAGGATGTGAATACGTTCCGTTCCGTAACACCGGATAAGGCACGTCATTTTGCCAAAAACCGTGTTGTTCGTGTGCTCGATGGCATTGCCAACGACATGAAACGGATTTTCGAGTCCTATTTTATCGGCAAAGTCAACAACAACGAAGATGGGCGCAGCCTGTTCCGTTCCCAATGTGTTACGTACCTGAAGCAGCTTCAGGATATCGGGGCAATCCAAAATTTTGATTCCAAAACGGATATCACTGTTACTCCGGGAAATGAAACAGACAGCATTCTTATCGAGATTCAGGTTCAACCAGTAGATTCCGTTGAAAAAGTATACATGAAAGTGAAGGTGGTTTAA